A genome region from Scleropages formosus chromosome 6, fSclFor1.1, whole genome shotgun sequence includes the following:
- the LOC108925074 gene encoding cathepsin L1-like — translation MRCLAVFAVCVSAAVAVPLLDAQLDKHWHLWKQWHSKKYYETEESWRRVVWEKNLKKIELHNLEHSLGKRLFRLGMNQFGDMTNEEFKQLINGYKHKAEKKVKGSLFLEPNFLMPPDQVDWRKHGYVTPVKDQRQCGSCWAFSSTGAIEGQMFRKTGKLVSLSEQNLMDCSQPEGNHGCDGGIMDQAFQYVQDNNGLDTEAFYPYQATDNQPCQYDPNYSAANGTGFVDIPSGNEQALMRAVAAIGPISVAIDASHESFQFYQSGIYYEEACSSVNLDHGVLVVGYGYEGQNVDGNKYWIIKNSWTERWGKKGYIYMAKDRNNNCGIATAASYPLV, via the exons atgagaTGTTTAGcagtgtttgcagtgtgtgtgagtgcagcTGTAGCTGTTCCTCTACTGGATGCTCAGCTGGATAAGCACTGGCATTTGTGGAAACAATGGCATAGTAAGAAATACTATGAG ACGGAAGAGAGCTGGAGGAGAGTGGTTTGggagaagaatttaaaaaagattgAGTTGCACAACCTGGAGCATTCCCTTGGAAAACGTTTGTTTCGCCTTGGGATGAACCAGTTTGGTGACATG ACAAATGAAGAGTTCAAACAGCTTATTAATGGTTACAAGCACAAGGCTGAGAAGAAGGTCAAGGGGTCACTGTTCCTTGAACCTAACTTCCTGATGCCACCAGACCAGGTTGACTGGCGGAAGCATGGCTATGTCACTCCTGTGAAGGACCAG CGTCAGTGTGGCTCTTGCTGGGCGTTCAGCTCCACAGGTGCCATAGAGGGTCAGATGTTCAGGAAAACTGGTAAGCTGGTGTCCCTGAGTGAGCAGAACTTGATGGACTGCTCTCAGCCAGAGGGGAACCACGGCTGTGATGGTGGGATAATGGACCAAGCCTTCCAGTACGTTCAGGACAACAATGGCTTGGATACAGAGGCATTTTACCCATATCAAGCAACG GACAACCAGCCCTGCCAGTATGATCCTAATTACAGTGCTGCCAATGGTACTGGCTTTGTGGACATTCCCAGTGGGAATGAACAAGCGCTGATGCGGGCAGTGGCTGCCATTGGTCCAATTTCCGTTGCCATTGATGCTTCTCATGAGTCCTTCCAGTTTTATCAGTCTG GAATCTACTATGAAGAAGCCTGCAGCAGTGTGAATTTGGACCATGGTGTCTTGGTTGTTGGTTATGGTTATGAGGGCCAAAATGTTGATGGAAATAAGTACTGGATCATCAAGAACAG CTGGACTGAGAGGTGGGGTAAGAAAGGCTACATCTACATGGCCAAGGACAGGAACAATAACTGTGGAATTGCAACTGCTGCAAGCTATCCTCTAGTGTAG
- the LOC108925027 gene encoding fructose-1,6-bisphosphatase 1-like — MSDKGAFDTNVITLTRFVLEEGRKAKGTGELTTLLNSMCTAVKAISSAVRKAGIANLYGIAGSTNVTGDQVKKLDILSNDLVINMIKSSFTSCVLVSEENEKAIIVEPERRGKYIVCFDPLDGSSNIDCLASIGTIFAIYKKATDDEPSEKDTLQSGRNIVAAGYALYGSATMMVLSTGQGVNCFMLDPAIGEFILVDRDVKIKKKGKIYSLNEGYAQYFDPAVTEYLKKKKFPEDGSAPYGGRYVGSMVADVHRTLVYGGIFLYPANVKSPKGKLRLLYECNPMAYIMEQAGGMATTGIMNVLDIQPESIHQRVPVVLGSPDDVREYISIFQKCAK; from the exons ATGTCGGACAAGGGCGCCTTCGACACCAATGTCATCACCCTCACACGCTTTGTACTGGAGGAGGGTAGGAAGGCCAAGGGGACAGGAGAGCTCACCACCCTGCTCAATTCTATGTGCACGGCCGTAAAGGCCATTTCCTCAGCCGTAAGGAAAGCAGGCATTGCAAACCT ATATGGCATCGCTGGGAGCACCAACGTGACTGGGGACCAGGTAAAGAAACTGGACATCCTCTCCAATGACCTAGTCATCAACATGATCAAATCATCCTTCACCTCCTGTGTTCTGGTTTCGGAAGAGAATGAGAAGGCCATCATCGTGGAGCCTGAACGAAGG GGCAAATACATTGTTTGCTTTGACCCCCTGGATGGTTCTTCAAATATTGACTGCCTCGCATCTATCGGAACAATCTTTGCCATCTACAAAAAG GCGACGGATGATGAGCCCAGCGAGAAGGACACCCTGCAATCAGGTCGGAATATTGTGGCGGCAGGCTATGCGCTCTATGGCAGTGCTACCATGATGGTGCTTTCCACTGGCCAGGGAGTCAACTGCTTCATGCTGGACCCT GCAATAGGGGAGTTCATACTGGTGGACAGGGATGTCAAGATAAAGAAGAAGGGTAAGATCTACAGTCTCAACGAAGGCTATGCCCAGTACTTTGACCCTGCGGTCACAGAatacttgaaaaagaaaaagttcccAGAG GATGGCAGTGCCCCTTACGGGGGAAGGTATGTGGGCTCCATGGTGGCTGATGTACATCGAACCCTTGTATATGGAGGCATCTTCCTATACCCTGCCAATGTGAAGAGCCCTAAAGGAAAG CTGAGATTGTTGTACGAGTGCAACCCCATGGCTTACATCATGGAGCAGGCTGGTGGAATGGCAACCACCGGCATCATGAACGTCTTGGACATCCAACCCGAGAGCATCCACCAGAGGgtccctgtggtgctgggttcCCCTGATGATGTGCGGGAGTACATCTCCATCTTCCAGAAGTGTGCCAAGTGA